A part of Brassica rapa cultivar Chiifu-401-42 chromosome A05, CAAS_Brap_v3.01, whole genome shotgun sequence genomic DNA contains:
- the LOC103867357 gene encoding uncharacterized protein LOC103867357, protein MDVAGEFHRIEKDGKLYFEYHHSKYHPIPQIQSLSSSNETIINNHTSQSLFVCPVTRCRVALNESPDRSTFSPIFSSPEYLFSTIDHDLYHSLLPLFWCNNKDFEIDGGCDICKGLNSGTDYYLCDYCNGKYHRECVQSPLKIKSPYHLQHSLQLCFYCPSARIIECLVCGRTISRLLYYCDICRVFMHSVCVMKPIPFVIDLPKRHDHPLTFFPRQTSLTCNVCGLLRKMYPTYICVTCNFVAHKDCMYFPRIIQISRHRHRISYKSSLPSGEWLCGVCRQNIEIDYGAYSCDKCCDYVVHSICALGKDVCDGEDLEGVPEEDDITLGVESFDVISEGVILHFLHDHHLYLQESILYDENKFCQACVLPIFEGNIYSCIECGFILHETCAQSRRKLQHALHPHPLTLRHVNPYEYVGFTCDACDRLCGGFIYGCHLKECDFDLDIRCASISEPVDYQGHEHPLYLALNSEEQPVCHVCQIK, encoded by the exons ATGGATGTAGCTGGTGAATTCCATCGAATAGAAAAAGATGGTAAACTATATTTTGAATATCACCATTCAAAATACCATCCCATACCCCAAATTCAAAGCTTATCCTCCTCCAATGAAACAATCATCAACAACCACACATCTCAATCTCTTTTCGTATGTCCAGTTACACGATGTCGTGTTGCACTTAATGAGTCACCTGATAGATCCACATTTTCTCCAATCTTTTCTTCTCCAGAGTATCTCTTCTCTACAATAGATCATGATCTTTACCATTCATTACTCCCTTTGTTTTGGTGCAACAATAAAGACTTTGAAATAGATGGTGGGTGTGACATATGCAAAGGTTTAAATTCTGGCACCGATTATTATCTTTGTGATTACTGTAATGGAAAGTATCACAGAGAATGTGTTCAGTCTCCACTTAAAATAAAATCTCCTTATCACCTTCAGCATTCTCTCCAACTTTGCTTTTATTGTCCAAGTGCTCGCATCATCGAATGTTTAGTCTGTGGAAGAACAATAAGCCGTCTACTATATTATTGTGACATTTGTCGAGTTTTCATGCATTCAGTATGTGTCATGAAACCCATACCCTTTGTTATAGACCTACCAAAAAGGCATGATCATCCTCTCACTTTTTTTCCTAGACAAACTTCCTTAACTTGCAACGTTTGTGGCTTGTTGAGAAAAATGTATCCCACATATATATGTGTCACATGCAACTTTGTAGCTCATAAAGATTGTATGTATTTTCCTCGCATCATCCAAATATCACGTCACCGCCATCGTATCTCTTACAAATCTTCACTCCCTTCCGGAGAATGGTTATGTGGAGTTTGTCGCCAAAATATTGAGATCGATTATGGTGCTTATAGTTGTGACAAGTGTTGTGATTATGTTGTCCATTCAATATGTGCTCTAGGGAAGGATGTGTGTGATGGAGAAGATCTGGAAGGTGTACCAGAAGAAGATGATATAACACTAGGTGTTGAATCATTTGATGTGATATCTGAAGGAGTGATACTTCATTTTCTTCATGACCATCATCTCTACCTCCAGGAAAGTATACTTTATGATGAGAATAAGTTTTGTCAAGCTTGTGTTCTACCTATCTTTGAAGGTAATATTTATTCTTGTATCGAGTGTGGCTTCATCCTCCATGAAACATGCGCACAATCTCGCCGCAAATTACAACATGCGTTACATCCTCATCCACTTACACTGAGGCATGTGAATCCATATGAATATGTTGGCTTCACGTGCGATGCATGTGATCGTTTATGTGGTGGGTTTATCTATGGGTGTCATTTAAAGGAATGTGACTTCGATCTGGATATACGGTGTGCTTCAATATCTGAACCGGTTGATTACCAAGGTCATGAACATCCCTTGTACTTAGCTTTAAACTCTGAAGAACAGCCCGTATGTCATGTATGCCAAATAAAAT AG